One Alnus glutinosa chromosome 3, dhAlnGlut1.1, whole genome shotgun sequence genomic region harbors:
- the LOC133863928 gene encoding ferric reduction oxidase 2-like, producing MDASVVKKPPSPHEESSAGPAAMRLLLMAVSLGSLLLWIMMPTNTYRQIWLPNIRANTNSTYFGRQGATLLIYTFPILFVAAGGCVYLHFGKKSNNNKMKSNGRNHRFASWKRPLLVKGPLGIVSSVELALFVMFIALLVWSFASYIHIKFATITPQVAAKNGEKVWQYKLGTAALILGLVGNICLAFLFYPVTRGSSVLPLFGLTSEGSIKYHIWLGHVVMTLFTAHGICFIVSWAVSNQISEMVKWDKTGISNVAGELSLVAGLAMWLTTFPRIRRKFFELFFYTHNLYILFIIFFILHVGISYAFIMLPGFYLFLVDRYLRLLQSRQRVRVVSARLLPCESLELNLAKSPGLSYNPMSITFINVPTISKLQWHPFTITSSSNVEPHKLSIVIKGEGSWSKKLYQMLSSPSSPDRLEASVEGPYGPVSTDFLSFDTLVMVSGGSGITPFISIIRELIFLSTTPNCNTPKVKLICAFKNSPDLTMLDLILPISGTISDISSLQLQIEAFVTREKEPETDKSKPLRAIWFQPHAADAPFSAILGPNSWLWLGMIIASSFVIFLILIGIITRYYIYPIDHNTNDIFSTSWRAVISMFVICICIAITASAAVFWNKRRNAVEAKQVQNMEEATGSPGSHNMELESLPHQSLAQAINVHYGRRPDLKKMLLAEFKGSSIKVLASGPKSLRQEVATICSSGSADNVHFESISFSW from the exons atggaCGCAAGTGTGGTGAAGAAACCACCTTCTCCCCATGAAGAAAGCAGCGCAGGTCCGGCAGCCATGAGGCTACTGTTGATGGCAGTGTCTCTGGGGTCTCTTCTGTTGTGGATCATGATGCCCACCAACACATATAGGCAAATCTGGTTGCCTAATATCCGAGCAAACACTAACTCTACATATTTCGGGAGACAAG GTGCAACACTTCTGATTTACACTTTCCCCATCCTGTTTGTTGCTGCCGGGGGCTGTGTGTACCtccattttggaaagaaatcaaataataataaaatgaaaag CAATGGCAGAAATCATCGGTTTGCCTCATGGAAGCGGCCGCTGCTCGTTAAAGGCCCTCTGGGGATTGTTTCCAGTGTAGAGCTAGCCTTGTTCGTCATGTTCATTGCACTCCTGGTCTGGTCGTTTGCATCTTATATACACATCAAATTTGCTACAATCACCCCACAAGTAGCAGCCAAGAACGGCGAGAAAGT ATGGCAATATAAATTGGGCACTGCAGCTCTAATCCTAGGCCTGGTTGGGAACATATGTCTAGCATTTCTGTTCTACCCGGTGACTCGTGGATCGTCCGTGCTGCCACTCTTCGGCCTCACTTCTGAGGGAAGCATCAAGTACCACATATGGCTTGGACACGTCGTCATGACGCTCTTCACGGCTCATGGTATTTGTTTCATCGTCTCTTGGGCCGTCTCGAATCAAATTTCCGAG ATGGTTAAATGGGACAAAACAGGGATATCAAATGTGGCCGGAGAACTATCTTTGGTGGCCGGATTGGCCATGTGGTTAACAACCTTCCCTCGCATACGCCGGAAATTCTTCGAGCTCTTCTTTTACACCCACAACCTTTACATCCtcttcatcattttcttcataCTCCATGTCGGCATCTCTTACGCTTTCATTATGCTTCCCGGTTTCTACCTCTTCCTCGTCGACCGTTACCTAAGGCTTCTACAGTCGCGGCAAAGAGTTCGAGTGGTTTCTGCCCGCCTTTTGCCTTGCGAATCTCTAGAACTCAACCTCGCCAAGAGCCCCG GTTTGAGTTATAATCCTATGAGCATCACGTTCATAAACGTGCCTACCATTTCCAAGCTGCAGTGGCATCCTTTTACTATCACTTCTAGCAGTAACGTGGAGCCTCACAAGCTGAGCATTGTCATTAAAGGCGAAGGAAGTTGGAGCAAGAAGCTCTACCAGATGCTTTCATCACCTTCTTCACCGGATCGTCTCGAGGCCTCAGTTGAAGGACCATATGGCCCGGTTTCAACAGATTTTTTAAG CTTTGACACTCTGGTTATGGTGAGTGGAGGCAGTGGCATTACTCCATTCATATCTATCATTCGAGAGCTCATCTTTCTGAGCACAACGCCGAATTGCAATACTCCAAAAGTGAAGCTAATTTGTGCGTTCAAGAATTCTCCGGACCTTACCATGCTAGACCTCATCCTTCCTATCTCTGGAACCATCTCCGACATTTCCAGTCTGCAGCTACAAATTGAGGCCTTTGTAACAAGAGAAAAAGAGCCCGAAACAGATAAGTCAAAGCCGCTTAGAGCCATATGGTTCCAGCCCCATGCAGCAGATGCACCCTTCTCTGCCATTTTAGGCCCCAACAGCTGGCTTTGGCTTGGGATGATAATAGCGTCTTCCTTTGTCATTTTCCTCATATTAATTGGAATTATTACTCGTTATTATATATATCCTATCGATCACAACACAAATGACATATTTTCAACCTCTTGGAGAGCCGTGATAAGTATGTTTGTCATATGCATCTGCATAGCCATCACGGCTAGTGCAGCAGTTTTTTGGAACAAGAGGCGGAATGCTGTTGAAGCTAAGCAGGTTCAGAACATGGAAGAGGCAACGGGGTCTCCGGGCTCGCACAATATGGAATTGGAAAGCCTCCCACACCAGTCTCTTGCCCAAGCTATCAATGTTCATTATGGTCGAAGACCTGACCTAAAGA AAATGCTCCTGGCCGAGTTCAAGGGATCGAGTATCAAAGTTCTCGCGTCTGGCCCGAAGAGTTTGAGACAAGAGGTTGCGACCATTTGTTCATCGGGTTCTGCAGATAATGTGCACTTTGAGTCCATCAGCTTTAGCTGGTGA